Sequence from the Carboxydocella sporoproducens DSM 16521 genome:
TCATCAAAGGCCCGGGAGTGATAGATCAGTTTGGATTCATAAATCACTTTGGTCAGGTGCTCCATCACTGCCGCCGGCAACTCCACCCGTACCCCGATGTCCACCGGGTTTACGGCCATCTCCAGCTGCAAACGCTTGGCCTCCTGGGCCAGCCATTCTGCCCCTTCCCGGCCGGGAGCTACCACCACATAGCGGCCAAAGAAAATCCGCCTATCGGCAGTTTCTACACCCTTGATCACATTATCCTCTACTACCAGGCGCTCTACCGCTTCACAGGTATGGACTTCCACCCCTTTAGCCACCAGAGCGTTTTTCATCCGCTCCAGAATCTGGCCGCAGCGGCCGGTGCCCAGATGGCGGATGGGGGCAGGAACCAGTTTTAGCTCAGCCAGCACCGCCTGGCGCTGAATTTCTTCGATAGCTTCCTCATTTTCCATTCCATAAACTTTATCTGGAGCCCCATACTCCAGGTATATACCATCTATATAGTTGATCAACTCAGCCAGTTTGCGTTCACCAATATATTGCTCCAACCAGCCGCCCACCTCAGTGGACAGGGTCAATTTGCCATCACTGAAAGCACCAGCTCCGCCCCAGCCGCAAACAATGGAACAGGGTGAGCAATGGACGCATTTGATGCTCTTTTCCTTGGCCGGGCAGGTACGTTGCGGAATGTCCCGTCCCTTTTCGATGATGAGGATTTTCAGTTTTTCTTCCCCTCTGGCTACCAGTTCCAGGGCAGTAAAGATACCGGCCGGACCGGCACCTATGATGATAACATCATAGTGGTTGCGGACCATGGCAAGTCCCCCTTTTCCCGTAGTTTTTACTCATTGACACAAAAATAACCCAAACAACCACCTTCTGGCTGTTTGAGTGAGCACGGTCATAACCAAAATAATATTAGCATCTATACGGGAAAAAGTCAATTAAATCCGAATAATTATTTTGTATACAGAGATTAATGTTCGGTAATGCTCCCTTGCTAATAGGAATATCACCATAGTGAGTTTATGTCCAATCGCTTTCCACAACCACGGCATTCAAGATAAGGTCCAAACTTACCTTTTTTTGCCTCAAAAAAAGACAGACATGTTTTGCATTTTAAATTTGTATGTTCTAAGTATTTTTTTAATAACCGAACAGTGATCTTGTTATGTTTACCGCAAAAAGTACAAACCAGAACAATTTTATTGTTATATATTAACTGTGGTATTACCTGTTTACCACACTGAGAACAATTTGCCCAAATTTCAACATATTTTTTTAAGGAGTATGCAGGTTTTACTACAAGCTCCCTTGCTAGAGCACCTTCCTTTGTTACAGCAATTTCCCTTTGTACAGAAAAATTGTTATCGTATATGCCTAAAAAATTAACCAGCAGTTTGGCCGCCCGTGGAGAGCAAGCTTTAATAACCAATTTTGTCGGATGCAACTTTGGAGCTCCATATATAATTATTTTACGATCTATAA
This genomic interval carries:
- a CDS encoding NAD(P)/FAD-dependent oxidoreductase, yielding MVRNHYDVIIIGAGPAGIFTALELVARGEEKLKILIIEKGRDIPQRTCPAKEKSIKCVHCSPCSIVCGWGGAGAFSDGKLTLSTEVGGWLEQYIGERKLAELINYIDGIYLEYGAPDKVYGMENEEAIEEIQRQAVLAELKLVPAPIRHLGTGRCGQILERMKNALVAKGVEVHTCEAVERLVVEDNVIKGVETADRRIFFGRYVVVAPGREGAEWLAQEAKRLQLEMAVNPVDIGVRVELPAAVMEHLTKVIYESKLIYHSRAFDDKVRTFCMNPYGEVVTENNDGLITVNGHSHAHKKTENTNFALLVSKTFTEPFKEPIAYGKYVARLANLLGGGVIVQRLGDLLDGRRTTYDRLRKGLVRPTLEDATPGDLSLVFPYRHLVAIVEMLQALDKIAPGVASRHTLLYGVEVKFYSSRLQLNKELETKITNLYAAGDGAGVTRGLAQASVAGVVAARSILAKEGVKLA